In the genome of Macrobrachium nipponense isolate FS-2020 chromosome 34, ASM1510439v2, whole genome shotgun sequence, one region contains:
- the LOC135207822 gene encoding ragulator complex protein LAMTOR5-like has translation MEKSLEKCLDDVYHSTGVSGVLCADSQGLCLGVRGKASASSSGVISSLANKAAMLEPGNSQPVILLESDNSQCLIHRNNGVTLAIYKSPETS, from the exons ATGGAGAAGTCTCTGGAAAAGTGCTTAGATGACGT GTACCACAGCACTGGAGTTTCTGGTGTGCTCTGTGCAGATAGCCAAGGACTTTGTTTAGGAG TCAGAGGGAAAGCTTCTGCATCTTCATCTGGTGTGATATCATCTCTCGCCAACAAGGCGGCCATGCTGGAACCAGGAAATTCTCAGCCAGTCATTCTCTTGGAAAGTGACAACAG TCAGTGCCTCATCCATCGAAACAACGGCGTGACCCTCGCAATATACAAGTCGCCGGAAACATCGTAG
- the LOC135207751 gene encoding uncharacterized protein LOC135207751, with product MQSRSLRSDLKVSLTLTFIAIIFLTLERTEAVVNEEMAPLSASCGNSPPTERSSSHVHWCRISERGCLEFCRGLDYPYYSLANGNCSCLNDSSGGSSSPSPVSAVDKALSCHDLYINHAVFLDGQYAVKTAAGLELTVLCDMEGRSMCNGSLVHGSLGLVSKISGPLITLDQSSILNEMSPYIDKLKVFFSLPGDKITVDFSTPVLINGIYVGGDSLKRIGQFKLTFEFRNPAIAGALHTTTYNYSATGTDGDWTVLDNTPDSWVPLLPFVADAVTLHVVTTLTVKNLQLDYFGCPYNMTAELNRVRHDTPLGCYYWPEGGSVYKTGYILSSVDASGSVLNAGYKVIPAVHEWAIPLTPVGKALNDSLCEPIMCTTLSQMRTAQGESLNCKDSAVYRDELNTKYANITQGNVTIGCKEDGSAKYYVNGTAGSPQATPPEFTDCAQGSAPPFRATYLYENDKYECLPAYTNLSVIHNVSVSEVSPAPIRRAVGHISQGQCNCPYTTPPPYINLQNFTCGPNFRYYYGDFLVCVGAYEVWACV from the exons ATGCAATCGAGGTCACTGCGAAGTGACCTCAAGGTCTCTCTTACCCTGACCTTCATCGCCATCATCTTCTTGACCTTGGAAAGGACGGAGGCGGTGGTCAACGAAGAGATGGCACCACTGTCTGCAAGCTGTGGGA ACTCCCCGCCGACGGAAAGAAGTAGCAGCCACGTCCACTGGTGTCGCATCTCCGAGCGAGGATGCCTGGAGTTCTGCAGGGGCCTGGATTACCCCTACTACTCTTTAGCCAATGGAAACTGCTCTTGTCTGAACGACAGTAGTGGAGGTTCATCTTCTCCTTCACC GGTCAGTGCAGTCGACAAGGCTCTCTCGTGCCACGATCTGTACATCAATCACGCAGTGTTCCTGGACGGCCAGTACGCTGTCAAAACGGCGGCGGGACTCGAGCTCACCGTCTTATGTGATATGGAAG GGAGGTCCATGTGCAACGGCAGTCTGGTCCACGGTTCCCTGGGACTGGTCTCCAAAATCAGTGGCCCTTTGATCACCTTAGACCAATCCAGCATTTTGAACGAAATGTCTCCTTACATTGACAAGTTAAAGGTTTTCTTCAGCCTTCCAGGAGATAAAATAACT GTGGACTTCAGTACACCTGTACTGATCAATGGAATCTACGTTGGTGGTGATAGTCTCAAGCGCATCGGCCAGTTTAAGCTCACCTTCGAGTTTCGAAATCCTGCCATTGCAGGGGCGCTCCACACAACTACCTACAATTACAG TGCCACAGGTACAGACGGCGACTGGACAGTCTTGGACAACACTCCTGACTCATGGGTTCCTCTTCTACCTTTTGTTGCTGATGCGGTCACTCTCCATGTAGTGACAACTCTCACAGTGAAGAA TCTGCAACTGGATTACTTTGGTTGTCCTTACAACATGACTGCTGAATTAAATCGTGTCAGGCATGACACACCCCTGGGATGTTACTACTGGCCAGAAGGAGGCAGCGTATACAAGACTGGGTACATCTTGTCGTCAGTAGATGCTTCAGGATCCGTCTTGAATGCTGGCTACAAG GTCATTCCGGCCGTCCACGAATGGGCCATTCCCCTGACTCCTGTTGGGAAGGCCCTCAACGACAGCCTGTGTGAACCCATCATGTGTACTACTTTAAGTCAG ATGCGCACGGCACAAGGTGAATCCCTCAACTGCAAGGATTCTGCTGTGTACCGAGATGAACTCAATACTAAGTATGCCAACATTACCCAGGGAAATGTCACCATCGGATGCAAGGAGGATGGCTCGGCTAAGTACTAT GTCAACGGCACCGCAGGGAGCCCGCAGGCAACGCCGCCCGAATTCACGGACTGTGCCCAAGGGAGCGCCCCGCCCTTCAGGGCGACGTACCTCTATGAGAACGACAAGTACGAGTGCCTGCCCGCATACACTAACCTGTCAGTCATCCACAATGTGTCCGTCTCGGAG GTAAGTCCAGCACCAATCCGTAGAGCGGTGGGACACATCAGCCAAGGTCAATGCAACTGCCCCTACACGACACCACCGCCATACATTAACTTGCAAAACTTCACCTGCGGGCCGAACTTCCGCTACTACTACGGAGACTTCTTAGTGTGCGTAGGTGCGTATGAAGTTTGGGCTTGCGTATGA